The following are encoded together in the Gordonia westfalica genome:
- a CDS encoding phage capsid protein, translating into MAITHFIPELWAANITQAWDAEKVFAALLDRQYEGVATKGNTVHIPGVVAPAIKDYKANNRTTSADAITDTGVDLLIDQEKNFDFKVDDIDAAQSAGSLAPYTDAAGKALVDDADKFIATMLAAGATNLSGSAPDTGNKAFDLVKAARVALNKKNAPASGRVLVCNADFEGLLLGADSKLTSFDVSGDNNGLRNGTIGSLLGFRVLSSNNLPNNSTPGFVAFHPEAAAYVSQLDKVEALRADNSFADRLRGLHVYGGKVVRPDGVVKFGMTSGS; encoded by the coding sequence ATGGCCATCACCCATTTCATTCCCGAACTGTGGGCGGCGAACATCACCCAGGCGTGGGACGCCGAGAAGGTGTTCGCCGCTCTGCTCGACCGCCAGTACGAAGGCGTCGCGACAAAGGGCAACACCGTCCACATCCCCGGTGTCGTCGCACCCGCGATCAAGGACTACAAGGCCAACAACCGCACCACGTCGGCTGACGCCATCACCGACACCGGCGTCGACCTCCTGATCGACCAGGAGAAGAACTTCGACTTCAAGGTCGACGACATCGACGCCGCCCAGTCTGCGGGCAGCCTGGCCCCGTACACCGACGCCGCCGGAAAGGCGCTCGTCGATGACGCGGACAAGTTCATCGCCACCATGCTCGCCGCCGGAGCCACCAACCTGTCGGGCTCCGCTCCGGACACCGGGAACAAGGCATTCGACCTCGTCAAGGCTGCTCGTGTGGCCCTGAACAAGAAGAACGCCCCCGCCTCCGGCCGAGTTCTCGTGTGCAACGCCGACTTCGAAGGTCTGCTCCTCGGCGCGGATTCGAAGCTCACCAGCTTCGATGTGTCCGGCGACAACAACGGCCTCCGCAACGGCACCATCGGCTCCCTCCTCGGGTTCCGTGTGCTGTCGTCGAACAACCTGCCCAACAACTCCACCCCCGGCTTCGTGGCGTTCCACCCGGAGGCCGCGGCCTACGTGTCGCAGCTCGATAAGGTGGAGGCCCTGCGCGCCGACAACAGCTTCGCCGACCGGCTGCGCGGCCTGCACGTGTACGGCGGCAAGGTTGTCCGTCCGGACGGCGTCGTCAAGTTCGGAATGACTTCGGGTAGCTGA